One window of the Natrinema sp. CBA1119 genome contains the following:
- a CDS encoding lactate utilization protein, whose product MSDDYYTKNDFADELAVDESRFDRDPDDETIETVVSNVEDRNITVHVVDDGEAAREHLREQIPAGADVMDGHSTTLEEIGVTDDLEAADGFDYLGNRIGEIDDDEERSRARREATTADVFIDSVNAIAESGELVGANALGNAVGAWPFGAETLLLVGSTNKIVDDWETAVERVREFAYPLEDARAEEVYGQGSVVGKLVSLEYERIDDRTQLVLIDETHGF is encoded by the coding sequence ATGAGCGACGACTACTACACGAAAAACGATTTCGCGGACGAACTCGCGGTCGACGAATCGCGCTTCGATCGAGACCCTGACGACGAAACGATCGAGACGGTCGTCTCGAACGTCGAGGATCGAAACATCACAGTCCACGTCGTCGACGACGGCGAGGCCGCCCGCGAGCACCTCCGCGAGCAGATTCCGGCGGGAGCCGACGTGATGGACGGCCACTCGACGACGCTCGAGGAGATCGGTGTCACCGACGATCTCGAGGCCGCGGACGGCTTCGACTACCTGGGAAACCGGATCGGAGAGATCGACGACGACGAGGAACGATCCCGAGCGCGCCGGGAGGCGACGACCGCCGACGTTTTCATCGACAGCGTCAATGCGATCGCCGAGAGCGGCGAACTGGTCGGGGCGAACGCGCTCGGCAACGCCGTCGGCGCGTGGCCCTTCGGCGCGGAGACCCTGTTGCTGGTCGGGAGCACGAACAAGATCGTCGACGACTGGGAGACGGCCGTCGAGCGCGTCCGCGAGTTCGCCTATCCGCTCGAGGACGCCCGCGCCGAAGAGGTGTACGGCCAGGGCAGCGTCGTCGGCAAGCTGGTCTCCCTCGAGTACGAGCGGATCGACGACCGGACCCAGCTCGTGTTGATTGACGAGACCCACGGGTTCTGA
- a CDS encoding Hsp20/alpha crystallin family protein, with protein MSSASPPETTSFPYPTQVVYDGRVDEVRAAVDVAPAALEDVTVEVGSRRLRIRVASDGADHDTNDDAERIVTPLPRELVFGDDREAVYNNGVLSVTLETVERWR; from the coding sequence GTGTCCTCCGCTTCGCCTCCCGAAACGACGTCGTTCCCGTATCCCACGCAGGTCGTCTACGACGGGCGGGTCGACGAGGTACGCGCCGCCGTCGACGTCGCCCCCGCCGCCCTCGAGGACGTGACGGTCGAGGTCGGCTCGCGTCGCCTCCGGATCCGGGTCGCCTCCGACGGCGCTGACCATGACACTAACGACGACGCTGAACGAATCGTCACGCCGCTCCCGCGCGAACTCGTCTTCGGCGACGATCGCGAGGCCGTCTACAACAACGGCGTCCTCAGCGTGACCCTCGAGACCGTCGAACGCTGGCGGTAG
- a CDS encoding sulfatase, giving the protein MSDSNGRDAESYSTVRNVVLVVLDTARAKSVGMQPLPTDRPKAETEDDVAGNEAATAEADSAGAHPTPTLTRLADEGTAFENAFATAPWTLPSHASFFTGTYPSEHGTHGGHTYLDDELRTLPGAFADAGFQTIGVSNNTWITEEFGFDRGFDDLRKGWQYIQSDADMGAVVRGEDLREKLTATRNRLFDGNPFVNAANILYSELLQPAGDDGSDRATDWIADWLRSRDDGRPFFLFCNFIEPHVQYDPPREYAERFLPRGASYEEATAIRQDPRAYDCEDYYISDHEFALLRGLYRAELAYVDQQVGQLRTALEESGEWEDTLFVVCGDHGEHIGEHGFFGHQYNLYDTLLNVPLVFHGGPFTGGHRAGGGRRQDLVQLLDLPATLLETAGIDDPELREQWSSRSLHPDSAAEPRDAVFAEYVAPQPSIERLEARFGEIPDRVREFDRRLRAVRTAEYKYVRGDDGFERCHRVRTDPLERTDISDDEPQRVRALRRRLEERFEPFEKTDGSADDSSEGGASEDGASEAVEMRAGTKERLADLGYL; this is encoded by the coding sequence ATGTCGGACTCTAACGGACGTGATGCCGAGTCATATAGCACTGTGCGGAACGTCGTCCTCGTCGTTCTCGATACGGCCCGGGCGAAAAGCGTCGGAATGCAGCCGCTTCCGACCGATCGCCCCAAGGCCGAGACCGAGGACGACGTGGCCGGCAACGAGGCGGCCACGGCCGAAGCCGATTCCGCCGGCGCACACCCGACGCCGACGCTAACGCGGCTGGCCGACGAGGGAACCGCGTTCGAGAACGCCTTCGCGACCGCGCCCTGGACGCTCCCCTCTCACGCGTCGTTTTTCACCGGGACGTACCCCTCCGAACACGGCACGCACGGCGGCCACACGTATCTCGACGACGAGCTGCGAACCCTCCCCGGGGCCTTCGCCGACGCGGGATTTCAGACGATCGGCGTCTCGAACAACACCTGGATCACCGAGGAGTTCGGCTTCGACCGCGGATTCGACGACCTTCGCAAGGGTTGGCAGTACATCCAGTCCGACGCCGACATGGGCGCGGTCGTCCGCGGCGAAGACCTCCGTGAGAAACTGACCGCGACCCGCAACCGGCTCTTCGACGGCAACCCGTTCGTCAACGCCGCCAACATCCTCTACAGCGAACTCCTGCAGCCCGCCGGCGACGACGGCTCCGATCGAGCGACCGACTGGATCGCCGACTGGCTCCGGAGCCGCGACGACGGCCGGCCGTTCTTCCTGTTCTGTAACTTCATCGAGCCCCACGTCCAGTACGATCCGCCCAGGGAGTACGCCGAGCGATTCCTCCCCCGCGGTGCCAGCTACGAGGAAGCGACCGCGATCAGGCAGGATCCCCGCGCCTACGACTGCGAGGACTACTACATCTCCGACCACGAGTTCGCCCTCCTCCGCGGCCTGTATCGGGCGGAGCTCGCCTACGTCGACCAGCAGGTCGGGCAGCTTCGAACCGCACTCGAGGAGAGCGGCGAGTGGGAGGACACCCTCTTCGTCGTCTGTGGCGACCACGGCGAGCACATCGGCGAACACGGCTTCTTCGGCCACCAGTACAACCTCTACGACACCCTGCTCAACGTCCCGCTCGTGTTCCACGGCGGCCCCTTCACCGGCGGTCACCGCGCCGGCGGCGGCCGACGACAGGATCTCGTTCAGTTGCTCGACCTCCCAGCCACGCTGCTCGAGACGGCCGGAATCGACGACCCCGAGCTCCGCGAGCAGTGGTCGAGTCGATCGCTCCACCCCGATTCGGCCGCCGAGCCCCGCGACGCCGTCTTCGCGGAGTACGTCGCTCCCCAACCGTCTATCGAGCGCCTCGAGGCCCGCTTCGGCGAGATTCCGGACCGCGTCCGGGAGTTCGACCGGCGGCTGCGGGCGGTCCGCACGGCCGAGTACAAGTACGTCCGCGGCGACGACGGCTTCGAGCGCTGCCACCGCGTCCGGACCGACCCGCTCGAGCGGACCGATATCAGCGACGATGAGCCCCAGCGCGTGCGAGCGCTTCGCAGGCGGCTCGAGGAGCGCTTCGAGCCGTTCGAGAAGACCGACGGATCGGCGGATGACTCGTCGGAGGGCGGCGCATCGGAGGACGGCGCGTCGGAGGCGGTCGAGATGCGAGCGGGGACCAAAGAGCGGCTCGCGGATCTCGGCTATCTCTGA
- a CDS encoding phosphatase PAP2 family protein: protein MSRGLDWFDAFREVAPEWAIVLLGLVTQLGDVWFLGLVVGTVYWVSTTRRDEAAAVFGLLLAGLSLITGLKHVFALPRPERVLVEVGALPETVHPLYQATATATGYGFPSGHALMTTVVYISLAEYLSVGTRRQRYLGAAGLVTAVCLSRVGLGVHYLVDVVAGVAVGLVFLLLVWQLLDRYPGRRGTLGFGLATGLAAVALVTSNTDPDAVLLFGTSLGALAGWQLALLARALDDGRGPIRSSRVLTARAVVVAAVIASLVALSGYYWPALVLAGSGALGVIVAAFVTAPVLYRLQRVDSLRGRVPSRSR, encoded by the coding sequence CATCGTCTTGCTCGGGCTGGTGACGCAACTCGGGGACGTCTGGTTTCTCGGCCTCGTCGTTGGGACCGTCTACTGGGTATCGACGACGCGCCGGGACGAGGCCGCCGCCGTGTTCGGCCTGCTGCTCGCCGGGCTCTCGCTCATCACGGGCCTGAAGCACGTCTTCGCGCTCCCGCGGCCGGAGCGGGTGCTCGTGGAGGTCGGGGCGCTTCCGGAGACGGTCCATCCGCTGTATCAGGCCACTGCGACGGCGACCGGCTACGGGTTTCCGAGCGGCCACGCACTGATGACAACGGTCGTCTACATCAGTCTGGCCGAATATCTGTCCGTCGGCACGCGTCGACAGCGATACCTCGGTGCCGCCGGGCTCGTGACCGCCGTCTGTCTCTCGCGGGTCGGTCTCGGCGTCCACTACCTCGTTGACGTCGTCGCCGGCGTCGCCGTCGGACTGGTATTCCTGCTCCTCGTCTGGCAACTTCTGGATCGCTATCCTGGACGCCGCGGCACGCTCGGATTCGGACTCGCGACGGGCCTCGCCGCCGTCGCCCTCGTGACGAGTAACACCGATCCCGATGCCGTCCTCCTGTTCGGAACGTCCCTCGGCGCGCTCGCCGGCTGGCAACTCGCCCTCCTCGCTCGAGCGCTGGACGACGGACGCGGCCCGATCCGAAGCAGCCGCGTCCTCACCGCGAGAGCCGTCGTCGTCGCCGCCGTGATCGCATCCCTCGTCGCCCTCTCGGGCTACTACTGGCCCGCGCTGGTGCTCGCCGGCAGCGGCGCTCTCGGAGTGATCGTCGCCGCATTCGTCACCGCGCCCGTGCTGTACCGTCTCCAACGCGTCGACAGTCTCCGAGGACGGGTGCCCTCGCGGTCGCGGTAG